Below is a window of Synergistaceae bacterium DNA.
ACGCTCAAAGACCTGGCGGACATGACGGGTCAGTTGTTGGCCTGCGGTGCGGATATCGTCGAGATCAACACGCTACGTAAACGCGTTTCCTCCGTCAAAGGCGGGCGTTTCGCTCAGGCCTGCGCTCCCGCCCGAGTGCTGTCCGTGGTGCTTTCCGACGTTCTGGGCGACCGGCTGGACAGCATCGCCTCAGGTCCTGCTTACCCGGACTCCAGCACTTGCGCGGACGCGGACCGCATCATGCGCAAGTACGGGTTGATAAAACTCCCCGCTGGCATTCTGGAGAAATTTTCCGCCGAGACGCCCAAAAAGGTGGACAACGTTATCACGCGGATCACGGGAAGTGTTCCCGTCCTCTGCGAATCGGCGCGGAAAAGCCTGGTCGAAAAAGGATTCGCGACAACCCTCCTGACCACGACCTTGGACTGTGAAGCCTCTGCGGCGGGGGCCTTTTTCGCGGCGTTGGCTCGGGAAGCCGCGCGCACGCGGCAAACCCGCTCCGCTCCCGTGGCCTATGTGGCAGGAGGCGAGACCGTGGTGAAGCTCAGGGGCAAAGGAAAGGGCGGACGGTGTCAGGAAATGGCTTTGGCGGCGGCTCTGGGATTGCGGGGTTTGGAAGGAGTCGCGTTTGTTGCCGCGGGATCGGATGGCACGGATGGCCCGACAGACGCAGCGGGTGGAGTCGTGGATGGGGAAACGGCGCAAAAAATTCTGGATCAAGGACTGGATCCCCGCGTCATGTTGGACGACAACGACGCTTATCACGCGCTAAAAGCCTCGGGCGATCTCTTGATCACGGGCCCCACGGGCACCAACGTCAACGACCTGATCGTGACCTTGATTGAA
It encodes the following:
- a CDS encoding glycerate kinase; translated protein: MTIRETAISVAKSAIESVLPERAVKEALADPMGGMLGGMLERTAGDEGIIVLVAIGKAAWRMANAAHELLGPKIARGCVITKDGHSMGPIGSLEIFEAAHPVLEQRNLDATRRTLEMLKGLTEKDTVLFLVSGGGSALFELPLDGVTLKDLADMTGQLLACGADIVEINTLRKRVSSVKGGRFAQACAPARVLSVVLSDVLGDRLDSIASGPAYPDSSTCADADRIMRKYGLIKLPAGILEKFSAETPKKVDNVITRITGSVPVLCESARKSLVEKGFATTLLTTTLDCEASAAGAFFAALAREAARTRQTRSAPVAYVAGGETVVKLRGKGKGGRCQEMALAAALGLRGLEGVAFVAAGSDGTDGPTDAAGGVVDGETAQKILDQGLDPRVMLDDNDAYHALKASGDLLITGPTGTNVNDLIVTLIE